A region from the Streptomyces tsukubensis genome encodes:
- the pgsA gene encoding CDP-diacylglycerol--glycerol-3-phosphate 3-phosphatidyltransferase yields the protein MTGVPASAGGGRPGRPTPPGGKLGAAAVNQASLWNIANLLTMLRLVLVPAFVVLLLQDGGYDPAWRAWAWAAFAVAMITDIFDGHLARTYNLVTDFGKIADPIADKAIMAAGLISLSALGDLPWWVTGVILFRELGITLMRFWVIRHGVIPASRGGKMKTLAQGTAVGMYVLALTGPLATLRFWVMALAVVLTVVTGLDYVRQAISLRRRGLAKERGAGPDPR from the coding sequence ATGACCGGAGTGCCGGCGTCCGCGGGGGGCGGTCGGCCCGGCCGGCCGACGCCGCCCGGCGGCAAGCTGGGCGCTGCGGCCGTCAACCAGGCCAGCCTCTGGAACATCGCCAACCTGCTGACCATGCTGCGGCTGGTGCTCGTACCGGCGTTCGTGGTCCTGCTGCTCCAGGACGGCGGATACGACCCGGCCTGGCGCGCCTGGGCCTGGGCGGCCTTCGCCGTCGCCATGATCACCGACATCTTCGACGGCCATCTGGCCCGGACGTACAACCTGGTCACCGACTTCGGCAAGATCGCGGACCCGATCGCCGACAAGGCGATCATGGCCGCGGGGCTGATCAGCCTCTCCGCCCTCGGCGATCTGCCCTGGTGGGTCACCGGCGTGATCCTCTTCCGTGAGCTGGGCATCACCCTGATGCGGTTCTGGGTGATCCGCCACGGAGTGATTCCGGCCAGTCGCGGCGGAAAGATGAAGACTCTGGCCCAGGGCACGGCCGTGGGAATGTACGTTCTGGCGCTCACCGGCCCCCTGGCCACCCTCCGCTTCTGGGTGATGGCGCTGGCCGTCGTGCTGACCGTGGTCACCGGTCTGGATTACGTGCGCCAGGCGATCTCCCTGCGCCGCAGGGGGCTGGCCAAAGAGCGCGGTGCGGGCCCGGACCCGCGATGA
- a CDS encoding helix-turn-helix domain-containing protein produces the protein MILLRRLLGDVLRRQRQRQGRTLREVSSSARVSLGYLSEVERGQKEASSELLSAICDALDVRMSELMREVSDELSLAELARSAAAEPVPAPVRPMLNSVSVTSVAGVPTERVTIKAPAEAVDVVAA, from the coding sequence ATGATTCTGCTCCGTCGCCTGCTGGGTGACGTGCTGCGTCGGCAGCGCCAGCGCCAGGGCCGTACTCTGCGCGAAGTCTCCTCGTCCGCCCGAGTTTCGCTCGGCTATCTCTCCGAGGTGGAGCGGGGGCAGAAGGAGGCTTCCTCCGAGCTGCTCTCCGCGATCTGCGACGCGCTGGACGTACGGATGTCCGAGCTCATGCGAGAAGTGAGCGACGAACTCTCACTCGCCGAGCTGGCACGGTCGGCGGCGGCCGAACCGGTGCCCGCACCGGTGCGCCCGATGCTGAATTCCGTCTCCGTGACGTCGGTGGCGGGTGTGCCGACGGAGCGGGTGACCATCAAGGCGCCGGCGGAGGCCGTCGACGTCGTCGCGGCCTGA
- a CDS encoding Dps family protein: MSVVKSPLSDADLKSVGTALQGALVDLVDLGLVAKQVHWNVMGPRFRSVHLQLDEVVDTARLHSDTVAERCSAIGVPPDGRAATVAAQSAIGGVPEGWVKDTDAVRIMVDALGAVIERMRERIGVTGDPDPVSQDIIIGLTADLEKHAWMFQAESV, encoded by the coding sequence ATGTCTGTTGTGAAGAGCCCGCTGTCCGACGCCGACCTCAAGAGCGTGGGTACGGCACTCCAGGGGGCGCTGGTGGATCTCGTGGATCTCGGGCTGGTGGCCAAGCAGGTCCACTGGAACGTCATGGGCCCGCGCTTCCGGTCCGTCCACCTCCAGCTCGACGAGGTCGTCGACACGGCGCGGCTGCACTCCGACACCGTGGCGGAGCGGTGCTCCGCGATCGGGGTGCCGCCGGACGGGCGGGCCGCGACGGTGGCCGCGCAGAGCGCGATCGGCGGGGTCCCCGAGGGCTGGGTCAAGGACACCGACGCGGTACGCATCATGGTGGACGCGCTGGGCGCGGTGATCGAACGGATGCGGGAGCGGATCGGGGTGACCGGGGACCCGGACCCGGTGAGCCAGGACATCATCATCGGGCTGACCGCCGATCTTGAAAAGCATGCGTGGATGTTCCAGGCCGAGAGCGTGTGA
- a CDS encoding SDR family NAD(P)-dependent oxidoreductase: protein MPLTAYDLTGRSALITGAAGGIGRACAVLLARAGATVHCADVDEEGLDRTHALIGADGGTARLHPLDVTDDTAVAAVVDAAVHSSGRLDVLAAIAGIMHTAPVLDTADEDLDRILAVNFKGVLYSCRHSARAMIATGTPGSLVTMASGAVDAAGSGLFGYSAAKAAVVQLTRTLATELGPHGIRANAVAPGWVRTPMTHRDDPAEHRAVRTAMARRSPLGRVGEPEDVAHAVLHLASDASAFTTGQIIRPNGGVAMPW from the coding sequence ATGCCCCTCACGGCGTACGACCTCACCGGCCGTTCCGCGCTGATCACCGGCGCTGCCGGCGGCATCGGACGCGCCTGCGCCGTGCTCCTGGCCCGGGCGGGAGCCACCGTCCACTGCGCCGACGTCGACGAGGAGGGCCTCGACCGCACCCATGCCCTGATCGGGGCCGACGGCGGTACGGCCCGCCTCCACCCCCTGGACGTCACCGACGACACCGCGGTGGCGGCGGTGGTCGACGCCGCCGTCCACTCCTCAGGACGGCTCGACGTCCTCGCCGCAATCGCCGGGATCATGCACACCGCCCCGGTCCTCGACACGGCCGACGAGGATCTCGACCGCATCCTGGCCGTCAACTTCAAGGGAGTGCTGTACTCCTGCCGGCACTCCGCCCGCGCCATGATCGCGACCGGCACTCCGGGCTCCCTGGTCACCATGGCCTCCGGCGCCGTCGACGCGGCCGGGTCCGGCCTGTTCGGCTACAGCGCAGCCAAGGCAGCGGTCGTCCAGCTCACCCGTACCCTCGCCACGGAACTCGGCCCGCACGGCATCCGGGCGAACGCCGTCGCCCCCGGCTGGGTCCGGACGCCGATGACCCACCGGGACGACCCCGCCGAGCACCGCGCGGTCCGGACGGCGATGGCGCGGCGCTCACCCCTGGGCCGGGTCGGGGAACCCGAGGACGTCGCTCACGCCGTACTGCATCTGGCCTCGGACGCATCGGCCTTCACCACCGGCCAGATCATCCGCCCCAACGGCGGTGTCGCCATGCCCTGGTGA
- a CDS encoding Fpg/Nei family DNA glycosylase, translating into MPEGDTVWLTARRLNDALAGQVLTRFDLRVPRFATADQTGRSVLEVTPRGKHLLARIEGGLTLHSHLRMDGSWRIFASGERWTGGPEHQIRAVLGTRERTAVGYRLPVLELLPTAEEERITGRLGPDLLGPDWDADTAVARLRADPARSLGDALLDQRNLAGIGNVYRCELAFLARVTPWLPVGELSAETVARLVATAHRLLTANRDTFERRTVPGTGHHRPLLYVYGRPGAPCLRCGGPISTTSRRGPGPAASGDERVTYWCPGCQLGPAPEPGRHS; encoded by the coding sequence ATGCCCGAAGGAGACACCGTCTGGCTGACCGCACGACGGCTGAACGACGCCCTCGCCGGGCAGGTGCTGACCCGGTTCGACCTGCGGGTGCCCCGGTTCGCCACGGCCGATCAGACCGGGCGGTCCGTGCTGGAGGTCACCCCGCGGGGCAAGCATCTGCTGGCCCGTATCGAGGGCGGTCTGACGCTCCACTCCCATCTGCGCATGGACGGCTCGTGGCGCATCTTCGCCTCCGGCGAGCGGTGGACCGGCGGCCCGGAGCATCAGATCCGGGCGGTGCTGGGCACCCGGGAGCGGACCGCCGTGGGCTACCGCCTCCCGGTGCTGGAGCTGCTGCCCACCGCCGAGGAGGAGCGGATCACGGGCCGGCTGGGCCCCGACCTCCTCGGCCCCGACTGGGACGCCGACACCGCGGTGGCACGGCTGCGGGCCGATCCCGCCCGCAGCCTCGGCGATGCCCTGCTCGACCAGCGCAACCTCGCGGGAATCGGCAATGTGTACCGCTGCGAGCTGGCGTTCCTGGCCCGGGTCACCCCCTGGCTGCCGGTCGGTGAACTCTCCGCGGAGACGGTCGCGCGTCTGGTCGCCACCGCTCACCGGCTGCTGACCGCCAACCGGGACACCTTCGAGCGCCGCACGGTCCCCGGCACCGGCCACCACCGTCCGCTCCTCTATGTGTACGGCCGCCCCGGCGCCCCCTGCCTGCGCTGCGGCGGCCCCATCAGCACCACGTCCCGGAGGGGTCCGGGCCCGGCCGCCTCCGGCGACGAACGGGTCACCTACTGGTGCCCCGGCTGCCAGCTCGGCCCCGCCCCCGAGCCCGGCCGACATAGTTGA
- a CDS encoding ATP-dependent helicase encodes MAGNALDSFSPATRGWFTGAFSAPTAAQEGAWRAIGEGSDVLVVAPTGSGKTLAAFLAALDGLTSVPPPADPKARCRVLYVSPLKALAVDVERNLRSPLTGIRQEAVRLGLPEPEVRVGIRSGDTPAAERRALATRPPDILITTPESLFLMLTSAARDALTGVETVILDEVHAVAGTKRGAHLALSLERLDELLPRPARRIGLSATVRPVDEVARYLSPQRRVEIVQPSSDKEFDLSVVVPVEDLGELGGAPAAEASGGPGGGDGPSIWPHVEERIADLVQAHRSTIVFANSRRLAERLCNRLNEIAYERAVGERLPEGAPPAEIMAQSGAARGAPALLARAHHGSVSKEQRALVEEDLKAGRLPAVVATSSLELGIDMGSVDLVVQVESPPSVASGLQRVGRAGHQVGAVSRGVVFPKYRGDLVQSAVVTERMRSGAIESLRIPANPLDVLAQQLVAIVALDVRQVDDLLALVRRAAPFAALPESAFTAVLDMLAGRYPSDAFAELRPRVVWDRIAGTVTGRPGAQRLAVTSGGTIPDRGLFGVFLAGSAGEKGGGGRRVGELDEEMVYESRVGDVFTLGTTSWRIEDITRDRVLVTPAPGVPGRLPFWKGDQLGRPLELGRAVGAFLREVGALEPEDGRLRLLAAGLDAWAAENLLAYLDEQRRACGHVPDDRTILVERFRDELGDWRVVIHSPFGAQVHAPWALAIGARLAERYGMDAQVMHADDGIVLRLPDADLMGLDLLDQDPSGPDPVFDDGQAPVGAADAVFDRGEIGGIVTGQVGGSALFASRFRECAARALLLPRRSPGKRTPLWQQRQRAAQLLQVASEFGSFPIVLEAVRECLQDVFDVPGLTELMGDIEARRVRMVEVTTTEPSPFARSLLFGYVAQFLYEGDSPLAERRAAALSLDSRLLSELLGQAELRELLDPDVLAELERELQWLTEDRRVKDEEGVADLLRLLGPLTTAELVERGAEPAWAESLAAARRAVRVRIAGAEHWAAVEDSGRLRDALGTALPVGVPEAFTEPVKDPLGDLLARYARTHGPFTSARAAARFGLGTAVTDGTLHRLAAAGRIVLGEFHPAPAALGSPAGGQEWCDATVLRRLRRRSLAALRHELEPVPPAALGDFLPRWQHIGGRDLRGIDGLARAVEQLQGAAVPASALEKLILPSRVHGYTPALLDELTTTGEVVWAGAGALPGKDGWVSLYLADAAPLLLPPPHPLEETALHASVLAALAPGYGLFFRQIADQVRATTHPEATDPELADAVWELAWSGRLTNDTLAPLRALLGSGRTAGATAHRARRAVPRGRYGGLTAGARPVSRGGPPTVSGRWSLLPAAEPDPTHRAHALARTLLDRHGVVTRGAVAAEGVEGGFSAAYRVLSAFEDRGQARRGYVVEGLGAAQFAMDGAVDRLRATAGARERSAGQEAPQAVLLAAADPANAYGAALSWPDPPDGAGHKPGRKAGSLVVLVDGDPALYLERGGKTLLAWPDPESPAFTAAASALADAARAGTLGTITVERANGTPALTSPIGRALEAAGFHATPRGLRLRP; translated from the coding sequence ATGGCCGGGAATGCGCTCGACTCGTTCTCCCCCGCGACCCGCGGCTGGTTCACGGGCGCCTTCAGCGCGCCCACCGCGGCGCAGGAAGGCGCCTGGCGGGCGATCGGCGAGGGGTCGGACGTCCTCGTGGTCGCGCCGACGGGTTCGGGAAAGACCCTGGCCGCCTTCCTCGCCGCCCTCGACGGGCTGACGTCCGTGCCGCCGCCCGCCGACCCCAAGGCGCGCTGCCGGGTGCTCTACGTCTCCCCGCTCAAGGCCCTGGCGGTCGATGTGGAGCGCAATCTGCGCAGCCCGCTGACCGGGATCCGCCAGGAGGCGGTGCGCCTCGGACTGCCGGAGCCGGAGGTGCGGGTCGGGATCCGGTCGGGCGACACCCCGGCCGCCGAGCGCCGGGCGCTGGCCACCCGGCCCCCGGACATCCTCATCACCACGCCCGAATCCCTGTTCCTGATGCTGACCTCGGCCGCCCGCGATGCCCTGACCGGGGTCGAGACGGTCATCCTGGACGAGGTCCACGCCGTCGCGGGCACCAAGCGGGGCGCCCATCTCGCCCTGTCCCTGGAGCGGCTCGACGAGCTGCTGCCCCGGCCCGCGCGCCGGATCGGTCTGTCGGCGACCGTCCGGCCGGTGGACGAGGTGGCCCGCTATCTGTCGCCGCAGCGGCGGGTGGAGATCGTCCAGCCCTCGTCGGACAAGGAGTTCGACCTCTCCGTAGTGGTTCCCGTGGAGGATCTGGGCGAGCTGGGCGGTGCCCCGGCCGCCGAGGCGTCCGGGGGGCCCGGCGGCGGCGACGGGCCTTCCATCTGGCCGCATGTGGAGGAGCGGATCGCCGATCTCGTCCAGGCGCACCGTTCGACGATCGTCTTCGCGAACTCCCGGCGGCTCGCCGAGCGGCTGTGCAACCGGCTCAACGAGATCGCGTACGAGCGGGCCGTGGGCGAGCGGCTGCCCGAGGGCGCCCCGCCGGCCGAGATCATGGCCCAGTCCGGCGCCGCGCGTGGTGCGCCCGCGCTGCTCGCCCGGGCGCACCACGGCTCGGTCTCCAAGGAGCAGCGGGCGCTGGTCGAGGAGGATCTGAAGGCCGGCCGGCTGCCTGCCGTGGTGGCGACGTCCAGCCTGGAGCTGGGCATCGACATGGGCTCGGTGGATCTCGTCGTCCAGGTCGAGTCGCCGCCGTCCGTGGCCTCCGGGCTCCAGCGCGTGGGCCGGGCCGGACACCAGGTGGGCGCGGTCTCCCGGGGCGTGGTCTTCCCTAAGTACCGGGGCGATCTGGTCCAGTCCGCGGTGGTCACGGAGCGCATGCGGTCCGGGGCCATCGAATCGCTGCGGATCCCGGCCAATCCGCTGGACGTCCTCGCGCAGCAGCTCGTCGCGATCGTCGCCCTCGACGTCCGGCAGGTGGACGATCTGCTGGCGCTGGTCCGCCGGGCCGCGCCCTTCGCCGCCCTGCCGGAGTCGGCCTTCACCGCGGTGCTGGACATGCTCGCCGGGCGCTATCCCTCGGACGCCTTCGCAGAACTGCGGCCGCGCGTGGTGTGGGACCGGATCGCGGGCACCGTGACCGGCCGTCCCGGCGCCCAGCGCCTCGCCGTCACCTCCGGCGGGACGATTCCCGACCGCGGACTGTTCGGCGTCTTCCTCGCCGGTTCGGCCGGGGAGAAGGGCGGCGGGGGCCGGCGGGTCGGGGAGCTCGACGAGGAGATGGTGTACGAGTCCCGGGTCGGCGACGTCTTCACCCTCGGAACCACCTCCTGGCGCATCGAGGACATCACACGCGACCGGGTCCTGGTGACCCCGGCGCCCGGGGTGCCGGGCCGGCTGCCGTTCTGGAAGGGCGACCAGCTCGGCCGGCCCCTGGAGCTGGGCCGCGCGGTGGGTGCCTTCCTGCGGGAGGTGGGCGCCCTGGAGCCGGAGGACGGCAGGCTGCGGCTGCTGGCCGCCGGTCTGGACGCCTGGGCGGCGGAGAACCTCCTGGCCTACCTCGACGAGCAGCGCCGGGCCTGCGGCCATGTCCCCGACGACCGGACGATCCTGGTGGAGCGCTTCCGGGACGAGCTGGGCGACTGGCGCGTGGTGATCCACTCCCCGTTCGGGGCCCAGGTCCACGCGCCGTGGGCGCTGGCGATCGGGGCCAGACTGGCCGAGCGTTACGGTATGGACGCCCAGGTCATGCATGCCGACGACGGCATCGTGCTGCGGCTGCCCGACGCCGATCTGATGGGCCTCGACCTGCTGGACCAGGACCCCTCGGGTCCCGATCCGGTCTTCGACGACGGGCAGGCGCCCGTCGGGGCGGCGGACGCGGTCTTCGACCGGGGCGAGATCGGCGGGATCGTCACCGGGCAGGTCGGCGGTTCGGCGCTGTTCGCCTCCCGGTTCCGCGAGTGCGCAGCCCGGGCCCTGCTGCTGCCCCGGCGCAGCCCCGGCAAGCGCACCCCCCTGTGGCAGCAGCGGCAGCGTGCCGCGCAGCTGCTCCAGGTGGCCAGTGAGTTCGGCTCCTTCCCGATCGTCCTCGAAGCCGTCCGGGAATGCCTCCAGGACGTGTTCGACGTGCCGGGCCTGACGGAGCTGATGGGCGATATCGAGGCCCGCCGGGTCCGGATGGTGGAGGTCACCACCACGGAGCCGTCGCCCTTCGCCCGCTCCCTCCTCTTCGGTTACGTCGCCCAGTTCCTCTACGAGGGGGACTCGCCGCTCGCCGAGCGCCGGGCCGCCGCCCTCTCCCTCGACTCACGGCTCCTCTCCGAGCTGCTGGGCCAGGCGGAGCTGAGGGAGCTGCTCGACCCCGATGTCCTGGCCGAGCTGGAGCGCGAACTCCAGTGGCTGACCGAGGACCGCCGGGTGAAGGACGAGGAAGGCGTGGCGGATCTGCTGCGGCTGCTCGGGCCGCTGACCACCGCCGAGCTGGTGGAGCGGGGGGCGGAGCCCGCGTGGGCGGAGAGTCTGGCCGCCGCCCGCCGGGCGGTCCGGGTCAGAATCGCCGGGGCGGAGCACTGGGCGGCCGTCGAGGACTCCGGGCGGCTGCGGGACGCCCTGGGCACGGCCCTCCCGGTCGGTGTTCCGGAAGCCTTCACCGAACCGGTCAAGGACCCGCTGGGCGATCTGCTCGCCCGCTACGCCCGCACGCACGGGCCGTTCACCTCGGCCCGGGCCGCAGCCCGCTTCGGTCTGGGTACGGCGGTCACGGACGGGACGCTGCACCGGCTCGCCGCGGCCGGCCGGATCGTCCTGGGCGAGTTCCATCCCGCCCCGGCGGCGCTCGGTTCCCCGGCCGGCGGGCAGGAGTGGTGCGACGCGACGGTGCTGCGGCGGCTGCGGCGCCGCTCCCTGGCCGCCCTCCGGCACGAGCTGGAGCCCGTCCCGCCCGCCGCGCTCGGTGACTTCCTCCCCCGCTGGCAGCACATCGGCGGCCGGGACCTGCGCGGCATCGACGGGCTGGCCCGCGCGGTCGAGCAGCTGCAGGGGGCCGCCGTGCCCGCATCGGCTCTGGAGAAGCTGATCCTGCCGTCCCGGGTCCACGGCTATACCCCGGCCCTGCTGGACGAGCTGACGACCACGGGTGAGGTGGTGTGGGCGGGCGCGGGTGCCCTGCCGGGCAAGGACGGCTGGGTCTCCCTCTACCTCGCCGACGCGGCCCCGTTGCTGCTGCCCCCGCCCCATCCGCTGGAGGAGACCGCGCTCCATGCGTCGGTGCTGGCCGCCCTCGCCCCGGGGTACGGCCTGTTCTTCCGCCAGATCGCCGACCAGGTGCGGGCCACGACCCATCCGGAAGCCACCGATCCGGAGCTGGCGGACGCGGTCTGGGAGCTGGCCTGGTCGGGGCGGCTGACCAATGACACCCTCGCGCCGCTGCGCGCCCTGCTCGGCTCGGGCCGCACCGCTGGGGCGACTGCGCACCGGGCCCGGCGGGCCGTGCCCCGCGGCCGGTACGGCGGACTGACGGCGGGCGCCCGGCCCGTATCGCGCGGCGGTCCGCCGACGGTGAGCGGCCGCTGGTCGCTGCTGCCGGCCGCGGAGCCCGATCCCACGCACCGGGCCCATGCCCTCGCCCGGACCCTGCTCGACCGGCACGGGGTGGTGACCCGGGGCGCGGTGGCGGCGGAGGGCGTCGAGGGCGGCTTCTCCGCTGCGTACCGCGTGCTGTCGGCCTTCGAGGACCGTGGACAGGCCCGCCGGGGCTATGTGGTCGAGGGTCTGGGGGCGGCCCAGTTCGCGATGGACGGCGCGGTCGACCGGCTGCGGGCGACGGCCGGGGCCCGGGAGCGGTCGGCGGGACAGGAGGCCCCGCAGGCCGTGCTGCTGGCCGCGGCCGACCCCGCCAACGCCTACGGTGCCGCCCTGTCCTGGCCCGATCCGCCGGACGGCGCGGGCCACAAGCCGGGCCGGAAGGCGGGTTCCCTGGTGGTCCTCGTCGACGGCGACCCGGCGCTCTATCTGGAGCGCGGCGGCAAAACGCTGCTGGCCTGGCCCGACCCCGAATCCCCCGCGTTCACCGCCGCCGCCTCGGCACTGGCCGACGCGGCCCGTGCGGGCACCCTCGGCACGATCACCGTGGAACGCGCCAACGGCACCCCGGCCCTCACCTCCCCCATCGGCCGGGCCCTGGAGGCCGCGGGCTTCCACGCGACCCCGCGGGGACTGCGCCTCAGACCCTGA
- a CDS encoding CinA family protein gives MTAEAAARRALEVLAERDQTLAVAESLTGGLVAAELTAVPGSSRSFRGSVTAYATDLKGSVLGVGATLLAQRGPVDSEVARQMAAGVRTALGSDWGIATTGVAGPGPQDGQPAGTVFVAVSGPAGSEKVTALRLNGSRAEIRRESVRSVLELLVGELHGNARAQDTEQNGGN, from the coding sequence ATGACGGCCGAGGCGGCCGCGCGCCGAGCCCTTGAGGTGCTCGCGGAGCGTGACCAGACGCTGGCGGTCGCCGAATCCCTCACGGGTGGGCTGGTGGCCGCGGAGCTGACGGCCGTACCCGGCTCCTCACGCTCCTTCCGGGGCTCCGTCACCGCGTACGCCACGGACCTGAAGGGGTCGGTCCTCGGGGTCGGCGCGACCCTTCTGGCGCAGCGCGGCCCGGTGGATTCCGAGGTCGCACGGCAGATGGCCGCGGGCGTACGGACCGCGCTGGGGTCGGACTGGGGCATCGCCACGACCGGGGTCGCCGGGCCGGGACCGCAGGACGGGCAGCCGGCCGGGACGGTCTTCGTGGCCGTATCGGGACCGGCCGGGAGTGAGAAAGTGACCGCGCTGCGATTGAACGGCAGCCGGGCGGAAATCCGTAGAGAGAGTGTACGGAGCGTGCTGGAGCTGCTCGTCGGCGAACTGCACGGAAATGCGCGGGCACAGGATACGGAACAGAACGGGGGGAATTGA
- the rimO gene encoding 30S ribosomal protein S12 methylthiotransferase RimO: MPERRTVALVTLGCARNEVDSEELAGRLAADGWDLVDNASDADVAVVNTCGFVEAAKKDSVDALLEANDLKDHGRTQAVVAVGCMAERYGKELADALPEADGVLGFDDYADISDRLQTILSGGIHAAHTPRDRRKLLPLSPAERQSATDVALPGHGAPVDLPEGLAPESGPRAPLRRRLGSSPVASVKLASGCDRRCTFCAIPSFRGSFISRRPADVLGETRWLAEQGVKEIMLVSENNTSYGKDLGDIRLLETLLPELAAVDGIERVRVSYLQPAEMRPGLIDVLTGTPKVAPYFDLSFQHSAPGVLRAMRRFGDTERFLELLETIRTRAPQAGVRSNFIVGFPGETEADFAELERFLTHARLDAIGVFGYSDEDGTEAATYENKLDEDTVAERLAHLSRIAEELTAQRADERLGETLEVLVESVADGTGTGDGLDEGTAAVGRAAHQAPETDGQIVFTSAEGLAPGRMVLAKAVATEGVDLVAEYTGLPGEPGPAPATATTAGGASALDALVAGATGLGARPFTADGGRRAAGEEAGR; the protein is encoded by the coding sequence ATGCCCGAACGCCGTACCGTCGCCCTTGTCACTCTTGGCTGCGCCCGTAACGAGGTGGACTCGGAGGAGCTAGCAGGCCGTCTGGCAGCGGACGGCTGGGATCTGGTCGACAACGCCTCCGACGCCGATGTCGCCGTGGTCAACACCTGCGGCTTCGTCGAAGCCGCCAAGAAGGACTCCGTCGACGCCCTGCTGGAGGCCAACGACCTCAAGGACCACGGCCGCACCCAGGCCGTGGTCGCGGTCGGCTGCATGGCCGAGCGGTACGGCAAGGAACTCGCCGACGCCCTCCCGGAGGCCGACGGCGTCCTCGGCTTCGACGACTACGCCGATATCTCCGACCGGCTCCAGACCATCCTCAGCGGCGGCATCCACGCCGCGCACACCCCGCGCGACCGGCGCAAGCTGCTGCCGCTGAGCCCCGCCGAACGGCAGTCCGCCACCGATGTGGCCCTCCCCGGACACGGCGCCCCCGTGGACCTCCCGGAGGGGCTCGCGCCCGAATCCGGTCCGCGCGCCCCCCTGCGCCGCAGGCTCGGCAGCAGCCCGGTGGCCTCCGTGAAGCTGGCGTCCGGCTGCGACCGGCGCTGCACCTTCTGCGCCATCCCCTCCTTCCGCGGCTCCTTCATCTCGCGGCGCCCCGCCGACGTCCTCGGCGAGACCCGCTGGCTGGCCGAGCAGGGCGTCAAGGAGATCATGCTGGTCTCCGAGAACAACACCTCCTACGGCAAGGACCTCGGAGACATCCGGCTCCTGGAGACGCTGCTGCCCGAGCTGGCGGCCGTCGACGGCATTGAACGTGTACGGGTCAGCTACCTCCAGCCCGCCGAGATGCGGCCCGGACTGATCGACGTCCTCACCGGTACGCCCAAGGTCGCGCCCTACTTCGACCTGTCCTTCCAGCACTCCGCCCCCGGTGTGCTGCGCGCGATGCGCCGCTTCGGTGACACCGAACGCTTCCTGGAGCTGCTGGAGACCATCCGCACCAGAGCCCCGCAGGCCGGAGTGCGCTCCAACTTCATCGTCGGCTTCCCCGGCGAGACCGAGGCGGACTTCGCCGAGCTGGAGCGCTTCCTCACCCATGCCCGGCTCGACGCCATCGGCGTCTTCGGCTACTCCGACGAGGACGGCACCGAAGCCGCCACCTACGAGAACAAGCTCGACGAGGACACCGTCGCCGAGCGGCTCGCACACCTCTCCCGGATCGCCGAGGAACTGACCGCGCAGCGCGCCGACGAGCGGCTAGGGGAGACCCTGGAGGTCCTCGTCGAGTCCGTCGCCGACGGCACCGGCACCGGCGACGGACTCGACGAGGGCACCGCCGCCGTCGGGCGGGCCGCGCACCAGGCGCCCGAGACCGACGGACAGATCGTGTTCACCTCCGCCGAGGGGCTCGCGCCCGGCCGGATGGTGCTCGCCAAGGCCGTCGCCACCGAGGGCGTCGACCTGGTGGCCGAGTACACCGGTCTGCCCGGCGAGCCGGGACCCGCCCCGGCGACCGCAACGACCGCCGGGGGAGCCTCCGCACTCGACGCCCTGGTCGCCGGCGCGACCGGGCTCGGCGCCCGCCCGTTCACGGCGGACGGCGGTCGGCGCGCCGCCGGCGAGGAGGCGGGCAGATGA